A stretch of the Lolium perenne isolate Kyuss_39 chromosome 3, Kyuss_2.0, whole genome shotgun sequence genome encodes the following:
- the LOC127339698 gene encoding suppressor of mec-8 and unc-52 protein homolog 1-like translates to MASSASTLEIEAGYVVKMMLQFCKENSLPQTFRTLQNEYQVLHNTGDSMDTFIANINAGCWGAVLLQVAQLNLPRMKLENLYEQIVLEMVELGELDSARAILHQTQVMGVMKQEEPERYLSLPNRRSTKCLPPNSSTVSPPG, encoded by the exons ATGGCGTCTTCGGCGTCCACCCTCGAGATCGAGGCTGGCTA CGTGGTGAAGATGATGCTTCAGTTCTGCAAGGAGAACTCGCTGCCCCAGACGTTCCGGACGCTGCAGAACGAGTACCAGGTACTGCACAACACGGGCGACAGCATGGACACCTTCATCGCCAACATCAATGCTGGCTGCTGGGGTGCCGTGCTGCTGCAGGTCGCCCAGCTCAACCTGCCACGCATGAAGCTTGAGAACCTCTACGAGCAGATTGTTCTGGAGATGGTAGAGTTAGGTGAGCTCGACTCCGCCCGTGCTATCCTTCACCAGACCCAGGTGATGGGCGTCATGAAACAGGAGGAACCTGAACGCtacctgtcgttgcctaatcgacg TTCCACCAAGTgcctcccacccaactcctcaaccgtcTCCCCCCCAGGTTGA